ATCAACAGCAATCCTCCTCACGTCCATAGTCCTTCTGACCCTGAGTTACTTGAATCTGGATGAGTGGGAAAAGAGGATCATGAATAAGGTTAAGAATTTCAAATCTAACTTCTCGGGATAGTCTTAACCGTGTTCGCTGTTATGTTAAAGAAAGTGGGAGCGACAGCGAAAAAGTTGAAGGAGCAAGAACATAGATGAGGGTAGTCGGTATTAGGTGAAAGTAATAGAGGTTAGGGTCCGATCTATTTCTCTTTCAACCATCTAGTATGAGTTTTCGGGTAAATCTCTTTTAAATACTTCTTTCCGGTTTTTGTCTTAAAAAGAGGGATTCTAGCCTCTTCAAAATGTTTAAAATATCTTTTAATGTCCTCCTTTGAAAAAGTCGGTTTAAGGGAAGGGTCTATACTACCAAGAGAATCGGCTTCGATCAGTAATTGAAAATCATGATCGTCAATTTTGATGTTCTTAAGTTCAGGTAGATCATGTTTTCCAACATAATCACAAATCTTTTCAATCTCATCTTTAGTAAAATAATAATCAAATTCTGATAGAATTTTCTTACAGATTTTTTCTCCCAACTCCATATGTTTCAACTTTTTAGAATAAACCTTGTCCATATTCTCTCTTTTTCCTATATCTACTTCAATATAACCAATATCATGTAAATAAGCAGCCGGAACAAGTATCCTCTCATTTCCACCTTCTTCTTTAATTAATTTTTTCACCCAGTATACAACTCTCAATGTATGTTGGGTCGTCCATTTGCTCTTGTCTTTTTCCAAAATTTTTACAACTCTTTCTCTCAGTAAGTTTTCAATTTCTTTCTTAAGTTTCGAGTTCATAGTAATATAGAGTTAGAACTCATTTAATAAACTTCCTCCCAGGGCATACGAAGTTCAACTGGTTGATCCTTCCTTCAAAGATGTCCTATGGTTTTATATAAGATACATCAGATCTTCAACAGCCATTTCCACAGAGGAACAAATCTTATCTTCCTGCCGTCAATTTTTTCCTCGCTTTCATAATCCCATGTTATAACTAGCAAATCCTTACATTTCAACAATTCATCTGCTTTTAACAATGCTTTGATCTCTCGTCTGTCAACTTCGTCTCTTGCACTTGCATAAGTCACCTGGATAAGTTGATTAATTCTTACTCCTTCCTTCACTACAAAATTGACTTCGCTTTTATGATAGGACAATTCTTTGTAATTTTTTCCTTTTTACAGGGACAATTTTAATGCCCAAAAACGACGGGATAAAATTCTGTTTAAATTTGCATAATGGAGGAGTATTTTTGACAAGAGCGGAAAGGAAGACGATTAAATACCTTAGGACAG
This window of the Candidatus Micrarchaeota archaeon genome carries:
- a CDS encoding HD domain-containing protein, which encodes MNSKLKKEIENLLRERVVKILEKDKSKWTTQHTLRVVYWVKKLIKEEGGNERILVPAAYLHDIGYIEVDIGKRENMDKVYSKKLKHMELGEKICKKILSEFDYYFTKDEIEKICDYVGKHDLPELKNIKIDDHDFQLLIEADSLGSIDPSLKPTFSKEDIKRYFKHFEEARIPLFKTKTGKKYLKEIYPKTHTRWLKEK
- a CDS encoding ATP-binding protein, whose translation is MSYHKSEVNFVVKEGVRINQLIQVTYASARDEVDRREIKALLKADELLKCKDLLVITWDYESEEKIDGRKIRFVPLWKWLLKI